In a genomic window of Alkalinema sp. FACHB-956:
- a CDS encoding MFS transporter, with amino-acid sequence MRNFTIFWSGQMASAIGTAMTQFALTIWIWQTTQESTAIALLSFFFQVPQILITLFAGLIIDRVNRKRLMIVSDAIVALCTIMIALLYATHYLQVWHLYTLAVVYGCFEQLQTLAYSASISLMVPKQHYARASSISSLVTYGSAILAPALVGFLYPTIGILGIMAIDVITFTMGIAAVWIIPIPQPPKTEIPRDRASLWQELSFGLNYIWARPSLSALTVLFCAFLLTYHMGETLYQPMILARTDGNTQILGAVVTAAGVGGVVGSIALGFWGGFQRRIHGVLVGFMGAGLGRIFLGVGQRYPIWFGSQVFSALNIPLAFGSSYAIWYAKVEPEVQGRVLASAHMLGLIVGAIATLIAGPLADRVFEPMMHSGSWLAQGFTPLVGSGSGSGIAVLFLLTAIGMVAVGVSGYVFPCIRNAEDLLPDYDHHHDQDSDDTVPPLSI; translated from the coding sequence GTGCGTAACTTCACTATTTTTTGGAGCGGACAGATGGCTTCTGCCATTGGTACCGCCATGACTCAATTTGCCTTGACGATTTGGATTTGGCAAACCACGCAGGAAAGTACTGCGATCGCGTTGTTGAGTTTTTTCTTCCAAGTTCCGCAAATTCTCATTACCTTATTTGCAGGGTTGATAATCGATCGAGTTAATCGCAAGCGACTCATGATTGTGAGTGACGCGATCGTTGCGCTCTGTACGATTATGATTGCTTTACTGTATGCGACCCATTACTTACAAGTTTGGCATCTTTATACCCTTGCTGTAGTCTATGGCTGCTTTGAGCAATTGCAAACCTTGGCCTATTCCGCTTCCATTTCGCTCATGGTTCCGAAGCAACATTATGCCCGTGCCAGTAGCATTAGTTCCCTGGTGACCTATGGGTCGGCCATTCTAGCGCCTGCTTTGGTCGGTTTTCTCTATCCCACGATCGGGATCTTAGGCATCATGGCGATCGATGTCATTACTTTTACGATGGGCATTGCAGCCGTTTGGATCATCCCCATTCCCCAACCGCCGAAAACTGAAATTCCCCGCGATCGCGCTAGCTTATGGCAGGAACTGTCTTTCGGGTTGAACTACATTTGGGCACGTCCCAGTCTATCCGCGTTGACGGTTCTTTTCTGTGCCTTCCTCCTGACCTATCACATGGGCGAAACGCTCTATCAGCCAATGATTTTAGCCCGGACAGATGGGAATACCCAAATTCTGGGGGCGGTGGTCACGGCTGCGGGTGTTGGCGGGGTGGTTGGGTCGATCGCTCTCGGCTTCTGGGGTGGATTTCAGCGCAGAATTCATGGCGTTTTAGTTGGATTTATGGGTGCAGGTTTGGGGCGGATTTTCCTCGGTGTAGGGCAACGGTATCCCATTTGGTTCGGCTCGCAAGTGTTTTCAGCGCTGAATATTCCCTTGGCCTTTGGTTCCAGTTATGCCATTTGGTATGCCAAGGTGGAGCCGGAAGTGCAGGGTCGAGTTTTAGCCTCGGCCCATATGTTGGGCTTGATCGTCGGTGCGATCGCGACGTTGATTGCGGGGCCACTGGCCGATCGTGTTTTTGAACCGATGATGCATTCGGGCAGTTGGCTGGCCCAAGGGTTCACGCCCCTAGTTGGTTCAGGCTCAGGTTCAGGCATTGCAGTCCTATTCTTGCTGACCGCGATCGGAATGGTTGCTGTGGGTGTTAGTGGATATGTGTTTCCCTGTATTCGCAATGCGGAAGATTTACTACCCGATTACGATCACCATCATGATCAAGATTCTGATGATACTGTTCCTCCCTTATCGATCTAA
- a CDS encoding biopolymer transporter ExbD has translation MPRRRAIAEPEQPTQINIVPMIDVTFSILAFFIMSTLFLTRLETLSVNLPKAKNSQTQLNNNRVTLTINEQGNLFLDRQPIQADQVADSIQKRQQPDQPLVVILNADRAINYGAAVEVLDKVRQVPGVRVAISTKKETAPVEADAP, from the coding sequence ATGCCCCGCCGCCGCGCGATCGCCGAACCGGAACAACCCACTCAAATTAATATTGTGCCGATGATTGATGTGACATTTTCAATCTTGGCGTTTTTCATTATGTCTACGCTATTTCTAACTCGCTTGGAAACGCTATCCGTCAATCTCCCTAAAGCAAAAAATTCCCAGACACAACTCAATAATAATCGGGTGACTTTGACCATTAATGAACAGGGGAATCTATTTCTGGATAGACAACCGATTCAAGCAGATCAAGTGGCTGACTCGATCCAAAAGCGACAGCAACCGGATCAACCCTTAGTCGTTATTCTCAATGCCGATCGGGCCATTAATTATGGGGCTGCGGTGGAAGTCCTGGATAAAGTTCGTCAGGTACCGGGCGTGAGGGTAGCCATTTCCACCAAGAAGGAGACGGCTCCTGTGGAAGCAGACGCTCCATAA
- a CDS encoding salicylate synthase, with protein MFQVASPTIVYHELFVPVQKNAQSLLQNLLDIGLFSDYVLYHSDREVRIAGNALCSITVGTDTVMVNLMGERQTQSISTDPFKQVEAILAMLPVEDWTAYGYVGFDMARFYSSYQKAIQQPLLHLLIPETELHLTPKGVHIRSVKSLTKILEALSIEVPLRQYTATPPTVDFSDRAQYQTQVSQLIEAIQAGHLHKAILSRSVTVAGEMDVLGTYCLGYESNNSARSYCFRLDDVSAVGFSPEILMTVDRNNVVITNPLAGTRPRATDLAEDEQLYQELFTDAKEVKEHALSIWLAQDEISQFCDLDTVRVFDFMQVKQYRCVQHLSSRVGGQLRDDKTLWDALKVLFPGITVSGIDKQSALEWIDRLETEPRGIYAGGIGWVNSQGLADFAIAIRSVYQYGDLIHFNAGAGIVAESVPHNEYVESVNKMNTMLTNLVLKA; from the coding sequence ATGTTTCAAGTTGCTAGTCCTACGATCGTCTACCACGAATTGTTTGTTCCGGTTCAAAAAAATGCTCAATCGCTCCTCCAAAACCTCTTAGATATTGGCCTCTTTTCTGATTACGTTCTCTATCACAGCGATCGCGAAGTTCGGATTGCGGGAAATGCTCTCTGCAGCATTACAGTAGGTACTGATACTGTGATGGTTAATCTGATGGGAGAGCGACAAACTCAGTCGATTTCTACCGATCCATTCAAACAGGTGGAGGCGATTCTAGCAATGTTGCCTGTGGAAGATTGGACAGCCTATGGCTATGTGGGTTTTGACATGGCTCGGTTTTACTCTTCCTACCAGAAAGCGATTCAGCAGCCGTTGCTCCATCTGCTGATCCCAGAAACGGAATTGCATTTAACGCCTAAGGGGGTGCATATCCGCAGTGTGAAGTCTCTGACTAAAATTCTGGAAGCGCTGTCGATCGAGGTTCCCCTACGGCAATATACAGCCACGCCCCCAACGGTAGATTTTAGCGATCGGGCACAATACCAAACCCAAGTGAGCCAACTGATTGAAGCCATCCAAGCGGGGCATTTACACAAGGCTATTTTGTCGCGATCGGTGACGGTTGCCGGAGAAATGGATGTCTTGGGAACCTATTGCTTAGGGTATGAGAGCAATAATTCTGCCCGTTCCTACTGCTTCCGATTGGACGATGTGAGTGCTGTCGGGTTTAGTCCAGAAATTCTGATGACGGTCGATCGCAATAACGTTGTCATTACCAATCCCTTAGCGGGAACCCGTCCCCGTGCAACGGATTTGGCGGAAGATGAGCAGCTCTACCAAGAACTGTTCACCGATGCGAAGGAAGTGAAAGAACATGCATTGTCCATTTGGTTAGCCCAGGACGAAATTTCGCAGTTTTGTGATCTGGATACGGTGCGAGTGTTTGATTTTATGCAAGTCAAGCAATATCGCTGTGTGCAGCATTTGTCTTCGCGGGTGGGCGGACAATTACGCGATGACAAAACCCTCTGGGATGCGTTGAAAGTCCTGTTCCCTGGAATTACGGTGTCTGGCATTGATAAACAAAGTGCCCTGGAATGGATCGATCGCCTGGAAACGGAGCCACGCGGGATTTATGCAGGGGGCATTGGTTGGGTGAATAGCCAAGGTCTGGCTGATTTTGCGATCGCGATTCGATCGGTATACCAGTACGGCGATCTAATTCACTTCAACGCGGGGGCGGGCATTGTTGCGGAGTCTGTTCCGCACAATGAGTATGTTGAATCGGTGAACAAGATGAATACCATGCTCACTAATTTGGTTTTGAAAGCTTAA
- a CDS encoding DUF4351 domain-containing protein, whose protein sequence is MAFDNLCKLLSEKYPDRFATWLLGQPVTPLKVLKTELSIEPIRADSITFLQTQDRILHLEFQVKLDSDPPLPLRMLDYWVRLHRLYRLPITQILVCLLPPPPGTPIADTFELENTRHQYQVVCLWEQDPTPLLNDIALLPLAPLAATTNPEQLLTSIAQQINRIESTQQRQEVSSYTQILAGLKFRQPLIQQIFRESLMRESVIYQEILQEGLQEGRQQGLQQGLQQGLEEGRRAEGIALVLRQLTRRFGELDESTRSRIADLPLATIEDLSEALLDFAQANDLETWLQTQPPAH, encoded by the coding sequence ATGGCCTTCGACAACCTCTGCAAACTCCTCTCCGAAAAATACCCCGATCGCTTCGCCACCTGGCTTCTTGGCCAACCCGTCACTCCCCTCAAAGTCCTCAAAACTGAACTCAGCATCGAACCCATCCGCGCAGACTCCATCACCTTCCTGCAAACCCAAGACCGCATTCTCCACCTCGAATTCCAAGTCAAACTCGACTCCGACCCACCCCTGCCCCTCCGCATGTTGGACTACTGGGTCAGACTCCATCGCCTCTATCGCCTCCCCATCACCCAAATCCTCGTTTGCCTCCTCCCACCCCCACCCGGCACCCCGATCGCCGACACCTTCGAACTCGAAAACACCCGCCACCAATACCAAGTCGTCTGCCTATGGGAACAAGATCCCACCCCACTCCTCAACGACATCGCCCTCCTCCCCCTCGCGCCCCTCGCCGCTACCACGAATCCAGAACAACTCCTTACCAGCATCGCCCAGCAAATCAATAGGATAGAATCAACTCAACAACGACAAGAAGTCTCCAGCTACACCCAAATCCTCGCAGGACTAAAATTCCGTCAACCCCTCATTCAACAAATCTTTCGGGAGAGCCTTATGCGTGAATCCGTCATTTATCAAGAAATCCTGCAAGAAGGGCTACAGGAAGGCCGCCAACAAGGGCTACAACAAGGGCTACAACAAGGGCTTGAGGAAGGCCGCCGAGCCGAAGGCATTGCCCTCGTCCTGCGGCAACTGACCCGACGCTTTGGTGAACTCGACGAATCCACCCGATCGCGCATTGCAGACCTTCCCTTAGCCACCATTGAAGACCTCAGCGAAGCCCTTCTCGACTTCGCCCAAGCCAACGACCTAGAAACCTGGCTCCAAACCCAGCCTCCTGCTCACTAA
- a CDS encoding benzoate-CoA ligase family protein, with amino-acid sequence MESPSASLPKTFNVAAHFLELNLAKNRADKVAFYARDAAYTYGQVHQAARRSARLLSNLGLEREQRLAILLPDTPEFVFAFWGAIWAGIIPIPMNTACSVAEIQYILQNSRAKVLLTTQAWQTTLSPLQSPSLQHVLTVDGVQSFMTQLEQQDNSLAWVETDREEPAFWLYTSGSTGHPKGVVHLHQSMVICADAYGKAVLNLREDDIVYSVAKMPFAYGLGNTLYMTMAVGASSVLSDAVNAFDVIADIHTYRPTVFFGIPGVYAGILALHDLEPLDPASLRLCVSAAEQLPKTLWSQWRDRYGLEICEGIGTTELLHIFLSNRPGECRPGSSGRPIPGYDVQVVDAQGLPTAPGEIGALQVTGESLMLGYWNRLQATREALYGFTMRTGDQYLRDADGYFWFMGRNNDFFKVNGMWVSPFEIEDVLLQHEGVLDAAIVPEFATDETLTQITAYVSLKVGFQASPRLEKNLCQWVKTHLPHFKAPRRIHFLDQLPRTSTGKVNRKVLSRKALSQHPT; translated from the coding sequence ATGGAGAGTCCTTCAGCCAGCTTACCCAAGACATTCAATGTAGCAGCGCATTTTCTTGAACTGAATTTAGCGAAAAATCGAGCTGATAAGGTGGCGTTTTACGCTCGGGATGCTGCCTATACCTATGGACAGGTACACCAAGCAGCGCGTCGATCGGCGAGGCTGTTGAGTAACCTAGGATTGGAACGAGAGCAACGGCTTGCAATTTTGTTACCGGATACGCCAGAATTTGTCTTTGCATTTTGGGGAGCAATTTGGGCGGGGATTATTCCCATTCCCATGAATACTGCCTGTAGCGTTGCTGAGATTCAATATATCCTGCAAAATTCCCGTGCTAAAGTCTTGCTGACCACGCAGGCTTGGCAAACGACACTGTCTCCCCTGCAATCCCCTAGCCTCCAGCATGTGCTGACCGTCGATGGGGTGCAATCCTTTATGACGCAACTGGAGCAACAGGATAACTCCCTGGCGTGGGTAGAAACCGATCGGGAAGAACCGGCCTTTTGGCTATACACCTCTGGCAGCACCGGACATCCCAAAGGGGTGGTGCATCTGCATCAGAGTATGGTGATTTGTGCCGACGCCTATGGCAAAGCGGTATTGAACTTACGGGAGGACGATATTGTCTATTCCGTTGCGAAAATGCCCTTTGCCTATGGTTTGGGCAATACACTCTATATGACCATGGCTGTGGGAGCATCCTCTGTTCTGTCTGATGCAGTTAATGCTTTTGATGTGATTGCGGATATTCACACCTATCGCCCAACGGTGTTCTTTGGGATTCCGGGGGTGTACGCGGGAATATTGGCCCTGCATGACTTGGAACCCCTTGACCCAGCCTCGCTACGGCTGTGTGTGTCCGCTGCCGAACAACTTCCCAAAACCCTCTGGTCGCAATGGCGCGATCGCTATGGGCTGGAAATTTGTGAAGGTATTGGTACCACAGAATTGCTGCATATTTTTCTATCTAATCGGCCTGGGGAATGTCGTCCTGGCAGTTCAGGGCGTCCGATTCCGGGGTATGACGTGCAGGTTGTCGATGCCCAGGGATTGCCCACTGCACCTGGGGAGATCGGAGCTTTGCAAGTAACGGGCGAGAGTTTGATGTTGGGCTACTGGAATCGGCTGCAAGCGACCCGTGAGGCATTGTACGGCTTCACCATGCGGACGGGGGATCAATATCTCAGGGACGCAGATGGCTATTTCTGGTTTATGGGGCGCAATAATGACTTTTTCAAGGTCAATGGGATGTGGGTATCGCCCTTTGAAATTGAAGATGTGTTGCTCCAGCATGAAGGCGTTTTAGATGCGGCGATCGTGCCGGAATTTGCCACCGATGAAACGCTAACTCAGATTACAGCCTATGTCAGCCTCAAAGTAGGGTTTCAAGCGTCGCCTCGCCTGGAAAAAAATCTTTGCCAATGGGTCAAGACCCACCTGCCCCATTTCAAAGCACCCCGCAGGATTCATTTTCTCGATCAGCTTCCCCGCACATCTACCGGCAAAGTGAATCGCAAGGTATTAAGTCGGAAAGCTTTAAGTCAGCACCCAACCTGA
- a CDS encoding TonB-dependent receptor — MVRKTELGCERKHSGHGLKLASERSGWISIIGWVSTCTIVSGLGLSPKIAQAQELDPASPDEEEITITGVKEELPQATPTYRVDQTEINKQGANSVAESLRGLPGFAINDVGFGADIHTGTYYRGASINQSVFLLNGRSITTNVNTYHGNIDLNSLPVESIDRIEVSSGSSATLYGSEAFGGVVNIFTKPGSQTPKFNGLVQLGAYGQENYRGSYTGSFGDVDYALGYEQFQSTSDYPVPRGAANRGPDGNLFNGDSATSSYYGRFAWAIDPRNTLTLDGTKITSRKGLLYFGFPLQRDRLNHDAFNTGLNWRSQLAAGSVLNASVGFNKDYFHTFGPTANVFFRQGRLSSSSLNFRLDHDWQLTRSAQLRWGLDAKTAYLTSETTSNNPAVNQFNEVVETSRFTPALFALGTLQLTPTLRTELGLRQNFSGDFGSSLNPSVGLNWLPNRTIGLRGSWVSVRRLPGLDQQFAYDTVHNWFPNENLQPESGSSWTAGIDFKPSPQWAGQVTYFGSALSDRIAIQATPRNGRTISQWQNIGKVNTHGLELALQYQLSPQWKTFLNYTYTDARIGSGVEKGLQLAQVPFSVGQFGIGYEHQGWQINLYANYFSGARRAIFVNPGESPRDFSPSWLNVDLSARIPITRRLGLLLYLENLGGRTYEKVNRLYQPGTTIRIGLNSEF; from the coding sequence ATGGTGAGAAAGACTGAGTTGGGGTGTGAGAGAAAACATAGTGGACATGGTCTTAAGTTAGCCTCTGAAAGGTCAGGCTGGATTTCTATAATTGGGTGGGTCAGTACCTGCACGATCGTATCTGGGCTGGGGTTATCCCCCAAGATTGCCCAAGCGCAGGAGCTAGACCCAGCCTCACCGGACGAAGAAGAAATTACGATTACAGGGGTGAAAGAAGAACTTCCCCAGGCCACCCCGACCTATCGTGTCGATCAAACGGAAATCAATAAACAAGGGGCTAATAGCGTTGCAGAGAGCCTGCGAGGACTGCCGGGATTTGCCATTAACGACGTGGGATTTGGCGCAGATATTCACACCGGAACCTATTATCGAGGGGCTTCGATCAACCAATCTGTGTTTCTGCTCAATGGTCGATCGATTACGACGAACGTCAACACCTATCACGGCAATATTGACTTGAATAGTTTGCCCGTGGAATCGATCGATCGCATTGAAGTATCCAGCGGCAGTAGCGCAACGCTCTATGGCTCAGAAGCCTTTGGGGGCGTGGTTAATATTTTTACTAAGCCCGGTAGCCAGACGCCTAAATTCAACGGTCTTGTGCAGTTGGGAGCCTACGGGCAGGAAAATTATCGCGGCAGTTACACCGGCTCCTTTGGTGATGTGGACTACGCCTTGGGCTATGAGCAGTTCCAATCTACCAGCGACTATCCTGTCCCCAGAGGTGCGGCCAACCGAGGCCCCGATGGCAATTTATTCAATGGCGACAGTGCCACCAGTAGCTACTACGGTCGCTTTGCTTGGGCGATCGATCCTCGCAATACGCTCACCTTGGATGGCACCAAAATCACTAGCCGCAAGGGTTTACTGTACTTTGGGTTTCCGCTCCAGCGCGATCGCTTGAACCATGATGCGTTTAACACCGGGCTGAATTGGCGATCGCAATTAGCAGCGGGATCGGTATTAAATGCCTCCGTAGGCTTTAACAAAGACTACTTTCATACCTTTGGGCCAACGGCCAATGTCTTTTTCCGCCAAGGCCGTTTAAGCTCCAGTAGTTTAAATTTCCGGCTTGATCATGATTGGCAATTGACTCGATCGGCGCAACTGCGCTGGGGGTTAGATGCCAAAACGGCTTACCTCACGTCAGAAACGACCAGCAATAATCCTGCTGTTAATCAATTTAACGAAGTCGTGGAAACCTCGCGGTTTACGCCTGCGCTGTTTGCTTTGGGCACGTTGCAACTCACCCCTACGCTACGCACGGAACTGGGTCTGCGCCAAAACTTTAGTGGGGATTTTGGTAGTTCCCTGAATCCCAGTGTGGGCTTAAATTGGTTGCCTAACCGCACGATCGGGTTGCGGGGCAGTTGGGTGTCGGTGCGCCGCTTACCGGGTTTAGATCAGCAATTTGCCTACGATACTGTGCATAACTGGTTCCCCAATGAAAATTTGCAACCGGAGTCGGGATCATCCTGGACTGCGGGAATTGATTTCAAACCGAGTCCCCAATGGGCTGGCCAGGTGACCTATTTCGGCAGTGCACTGAGCGATCGGATTGCCATTCAAGCCACCCCCCGCAATGGCCGCACCATTTCCCAATGGCAAAATATCGGTAAAGTGAATACCCATGGATTGGAACTCGCGTTGCAATACCAGCTATCCCCTCAATGGAAAACTTTTCTCAATTACACCTATACGGATGCTCGAATCGGCTCTGGGGTAGAAAAAGGATTGCAATTGGCTCAGGTGCCATTTTCTGTGGGGCAATTCGGCATTGGCTATGAGCATCAGGGTTGGCAGATTAATTTATATGCCAATTACTTCAGCGGGGCACGGCGAGCCATTTTTGTGAATCCGGGTGAGAGTCCGCGTGATTTTTCACCTTCATGGCTGAATGTCGATCTCAGCGCTCGCATTCCCATTACCCGTCGGTTGGGCCTGCTGCTCTATTTAGAAAATCTAGGCGGTCGCACCTACGAGAAAGTCAATCGTCTCTATCAACCGGGTACCACGATTCGCATTGGCCTGAACTCTGAGTTTTAG
- a CDS encoding acyl carrier protein, with protein sequence MVEQVKEIFAELGIADDVQEDTLLQAHLGLDSVETVRLALELKRRLGIEVKLGSRQDVTVGTLCRMATIATSNVQSGVQSGVQSGSSSDTGS encoded by the coding sequence GTGGTAGAACAAGTTAAAGAAATTTTTGCTGAGTTAGGTATTGCGGACGACGTACAGGAAGATACCTTACTTCAAGCCCACCTTGGCTTAGATTCTGTGGAAACGGTGCGGCTGGCGTTGGAATTGAAACGTAGGCTGGGAATTGAAGTGAAATTGGGCAGTCGGCAGGATGTTACGGTGGGAACCCTGTGCCGAATGGCGACGATCGCGACTTCAAATGTTCAATCAGGTGTTCAATCAGGTGTTCAATCAGGATCTTCATCAGACACAGGATCTTAA
- a CDS encoding thioesterase II family protein, which translates to MTTISTTNPWFTCPLPNPQAPLRLFCLPYAGGSALNFRSWVNQLPTTIEVCPIELPGRGLRLQEPAFDQLQPLVQAIGEALLPTFDRPFILFGHSMGGLIGFELARWLRRQGARSPAHLLISGRQAPQIAATMPLRYNLPEPEFLAALHRLNGTPQAILEHPELMQLLLPTLRADFSVVETSVYTPEPPLDCPITVFGGWDDPETSLAGLQAWRVQTQQSFRLELLPGDHFFLHSAQSQLLTLIRQILSPTLKA; encoded by the coding sequence ATGACAACAATCTCAACGACTAATCCTTGGTTCACTTGTCCCTTACCCAATCCCCAGGCCCCTTTACGGCTTTTTTGCTTGCCCTATGCGGGGGGAAGTGCCCTCAATTTTCGATCGTGGGTTAACCAACTCCCGACGACGATCGAAGTCTGCCCGATCGAGTTACCCGGACGGGGATTGCGCCTACAGGAACCTGCTTTCGATCAACTGCAACCCTTGGTACAAGCAATTGGTGAAGCTTTGTTACCCACCTTCGATCGGCCTTTTATCCTCTTTGGGCATAGCATGGGAGGGCTAATTGGATTTGAATTAGCGCGGTGGTTGCGGCGGCAGGGGGCGCGATCGCCCGCCCACCTATTGATTTCTGGGCGACAGGCTCCCCAGATTGCCGCCACGATGCCCCTGCGCTACAACCTACCGGAACCCGAGTTCCTCGCAGCACTGCATCGGCTCAATGGCACGCCCCAGGCAATTTTGGAACATCCAGAATTAATGCAATTACTACTGCCAACCCTGCGAGCTGATTTTTCGGTGGTCGAAACCAGTGTTTACACCCCAGAGCCTCCCTTGGATTGTCCCATCACGGTTTTCGGCGGTTGGGACGATCCCGAAACAAGCCTAGCAGGATTGCAAGCTTGGCGAGTTCAGACCCAGCAATCCTTTCGTTTAGAACTCTTGCCAGGGGATCACTTTTTTCTCCATTCCGCCCAATCCCAGTTACTCACCTTGATTCGCCAGATCCTCAGCCCAACCCTGAAAGCCTGA
- a CDS encoding MFS transporter, protein MVLQKYSSFKKYGLLGSLYLSQSLPFIFLGKALPVMLRQEGLSLTAIGLISLLILPITFKFLWSPLIDRYSIPALGHYRFWIIMLQSLVAIVTAGCSLINLETSLPLLLAGMLVIAIGCASQDIATDALALGLLEPQERGFGNAIQCIGVSLGSMIGGGGMLILLNHLGWQNSLLILSSLMLLALLPVLFHRESPKPPIVAPITAPLLSKRDRRSPPFQGMLDYFKIFLDFCQRPRMKVWLTILLLFNFGYVLSAYLFDLLLVDLNISLENVGWLEVLSTGTNILGSLIASGIIAQVGRQRSLRWAFSLAAFSILSYIAPALGWVQLPILVSLTVLTSLALGVVVTNAFTVMMDKSYPASAATDYAIQASFITLGSIPARVVGGLLVSGIGYIGVFLLSSAIVGLCLLLIPHSFQCHTPVDTSVASKSSRV, encoded by the coding sequence GTGGTTCTCCAAAAATATTCAAGTTTCAAGAAGTATGGGTTGTTGGGCAGCTTATATCTGTCGCAATCATTGCCATTTATTTTCCTAGGGAAAGCATTGCCCGTCATGTTACGGCAGGAAGGCTTGTCACTAACCGCGATCGGGTTGATTTCTCTGCTGATTTTACCGATTACCTTCAAGTTTCTCTGGTCACCTTTAATCGATCGCTATAGCATTCCAGCGTTGGGCCATTATCGATTTTGGATCATTATGCTCCAGAGTTTAGTGGCAATCGTGACGGCTGGATGCAGCTTGATCAATCTTGAGACCAGCTTGCCTCTCTTGCTAGCTGGGATGTTAGTGATTGCGATCGGCTGCGCTAGCCAGGATATTGCCACCGATGCCCTCGCCCTGGGGCTCCTAGAACCCCAAGAACGCGGTTTTGGGAATGCGATTCAATGTATTGGGGTTTCGCTGGGTAGCATGATTGGTGGGGGTGGTATGCTGATTTTGCTGAACCATTTAGGCTGGCAGAATAGCTTACTGATTTTGTCTAGTCTCATGCTGCTTGCACTCCTGCCGGTTTTATTTCATCGGGAAAGCCCCAAACCCCCAATCGTTGCCCCAATCACAGCCCCCCTTTTGTCTAAGCGCGATCGTCGATCGCCACCTTTCCAGGGAATGCTTGATTACTTCAAAATCTTTCTGGATTTTTGCCAACGGCCTAGGATGAAAGTGTGGCTGACCATTTTGCTACTATTTAACTTTGGCTATGTTCTTTCCGCTTACCTATTCGATCTTCTTTTAGTGGATTTGAATATTTCCTTAGAAAATGTTGGATGGTTAGAAGTATTGTCTACAGGAACCAACATCTTAGGTTCACTGATTGCCAGTGGCATCATTGCCCAGGTTGGTCGCCAGAGATCGCTACGTTGGGCCTTTAGTCTAGCCGCATTCAGTATTCTGTCCTATATTGCCCCTGCATTAGGTTGGGTTCAGTTACCCATTCTGGTGAGCCTTACCGTATTGACTTCCCTCGCCCTTGGCGTGGTGGTGACCAATGCCTTTACGGTGATGATGGATAAAAGCTATCCTGCCAGTGCTGCTACTGATTACGCCATTCAAGCATCATTTATTACCCTAGGTAGCATTCCCGCACGGGTTGTCGGTGGCCTGTTGGTCAGTGGCATCGGGTATATTGGAGTCTTTCTTTTAAGTTCGGCGATCGTAGGGCTGTGTCTTTTACTCATTCCCCATAGTTTTCAGTGTCATACTCCCGTTGATACCTCTGTGGCAAGTAAATCATCACGGGTTTAA
- a CDS encoding MotA/TolQ/ExbB proton channel family protein produces the protein MWPLLLFSIATVAMVIERSLFWSRLLKTQNAIVRQVISLYRSDPSLAIEKLSRHLNLPIPRIFHEALSLEDADSDEFALAIDGAIQAEIPILKRFNDFFDLIVGLSPLLGLLGTVTGLMQSFSNLTLGGVDGSKAVGVTSGISVALITTAFGLIVAIAAFAVASIFRSFYTRQLALIQENVAEIELLYRRRQKAFTFNPTESRS, from the coding sequence ATGTGGCCACTGTTATTGTTTTCAATTGCAACGGTCGCCATGGTGATTGAGCGATCGCTCTTTTGGTCGCGGTTGCTCAAAACTCAAAATGCCATTGTCCGGCAAGTCATTAGTTTGTATCGTAGCGACCCCAGTTTAGCGATCGAAAAACTGAGTCGGCATTTAAACTTGCCCATTCCCCGGATTTTCCATGAAGCGCTCTCCCTCGAAGATGCAGACTCTGACGAATTTGCGCTGGCGATCGATGGCGCAATTCAGGCAGAAATTCCGATCCTGAAGCGGTTTAATGATTTTTTTGATCTGATTGTGGGTCTATCTCCTTTATTGGGATTGTTAGGCACGGTGACGGGATTGATGCAATCTTTCTCCAACTTGACCTTGGGGGGCGTAGACGGGAGCAAAGCCGTTGGGGTGACCTCTGGGATTAGTGTGGCTTTAATTACGACGGCCTTTGGGTTGATTGTAGCGATCGCGGCCTTTGCGGTAGCGAGCATTTTCCGCAGTTTCTATACTCGGCAACTCGCCCTGATTCAAGAAAACGTTGCAGAAATTGAACTCCTGTATCGCCGTCGCCAAAAAGCGTTTACGTTTAACCCCACTGAATCTCGCTCCTAA